Sequence from the Myxococcota bacterium genome:
CGGCTTCGGCGAGGCCGACTGAGTGATGGCTCGCTCCGGCTTCATCGTCCATCCGACCTACCGGCTGCGCAACAACCGCCCGGTGGTGCAGCTCTTCGGGCGGCTCGCGACGGGTGAGCCGTTCCTGGTCGAGGACACGCGCTTCCGGCCGTACTTCTTCACCCATCCGGAGTCGGCCCACATCCTCGCCGATGAACGCGACGTGACTTTCGAGCCGACGGAGCTGGTCGACTTCGCAGGCAAGCCGCTGGCCAAGGTGATCGCGGCCGTCCCACCCGCGGTTCCGAGGCTGCGCGAGAAGCTCGAGGCAGGCGGCGCGCGCGCGCTCGAGGCCGACATCCGCTTCCCGTATCGCTATCTCATCGACCACGGCATCCGTGCCGCGGTCGAGATCTCGGGCGAGCCCGAGCCCGGCGGCAGCGACCGCCTGGTGCGCTTCCGCGATCCGGAGCTCACGCCCGGCTCCGGCAAGCCGCAGCTCTCGGTGCTCTCGATCGATCTCGAGACACTGCCCGACGCGAGCCGCATCCTCTCCGCCGCGCTCTACGGCGCCGGCGCCGACGAGGTGCACCTGCTCGCCGACCGGCCCGTGCCCGGCGCAGTGACTCACGCAGACGAGCGGGCGCTCCTGTCGGCCGTGGCCGAGCGCATCCGCGCGCTGGACCCCGACGTGATCACCGGCTGGAACG
This genomic interval carries:
- a CDS encoding 3'-5' exonuclease, producing MARSGFIVHPTYRLRNNRPVVQLFGRLATGEPFLVEDTRFRPYFFTHPESAHILADERDVTFEPTELVDFAGKPLAKVIAAVPPAVPRLREKLEAGGARALEADIRFPYRYLIDHGIRAAVEISGEPEPGGSDRLVRFRDPELTPGSGKPQLSVLSIDLETLPDASRILSAALYGAGADEVHLLADRPVPGAVTHADERALLSAVAERIRALDPDVITGWNVVEFDVDVLAARAKSLEIPFEIGRAPGPINIQQDASFTRQKRAEIPGRIVLDGIALVRDAFIPLEDFSLETAGRTLLGRGKRIAHAGRARVEEILRLYREDLPAFVAYNREDAVLVLDILE